The following nucleotide sequence is from Lathamus discolor isolate bLatDis1 chromosome Z, bLatDis1.hap1, whole genome shotgun sequence.
TGGAGTGGAATTCAAAATATTTGACTACAGATGCCAGGACTGACCTGGGGCCTACTGCATGTTTTCATGTTAATTCTGGGGATACAAAGTTAGTGCGGTGTGCGCTACAAACATACATCCAATTAGCATTGTCTAATGAGACATACACTTGAAATGTAATGTAGTTGTAGTAACTAAATGTGTGATTTCAGATCCTTTATATTGTGTAGCTTCTTCCTGAATCTTACCACATACCAGTTAAGGTTTTAAAATCAGATAGACTAGCCATCATTGCTTTGTGTGGGCACCTTCCAGAATggctttttctgcctgtttgttTCTCCTGTGTCTATTGCTGTACATTCAGAAATTTTCAAGAATATTTACtgtactttaattaaaaaaagcttttgtctAGAAGCATGGTTAAGTTCTCCTCTTTTAGTGTTGTGTTCTTATGGTCAACCAGAGTTGTCTGGAGGCTTTTTAGGTGCTTTGGCACCCAGAATTTGTAAGTAGCTTAAGATCAGTTGTAGTCTAAAGCACTTTTCCACTGAAAGCTCATAATTttaccaaagaaataaaattaggtAAGTACTGAAAGAAATTTTTAAAGCCTGACCCTGCAATTCAGTAGCAGGTTCCTCAGGGGTTCCCACTGACCAACTCCCTGAACAGCTGGAATTTTACTTTCCTGAAATTCAGGGTCCTGACTGTACTCTTCACATGTCTCTCAGGACTGCAAACTCCACCAGTGcctgatcactgcagccctggctgcttcCAGTCTTGCGCCTCTGAGCAGCTCACTTGCATTAGAGACCATCAGGTCCAGTATCGCATTGCCCTGGTAGGGCTGTTACCTGGTTTAAGAACTTATGCTCAACGCACTACAGGAGCAGTTTGTCTACAGCTTACCATGCTACTTTTCCAGCAGATGTTGGGGTGGCTGAAGTCCCCCAGCAGGATTAGAATGGTGGCAATGCCTCCTGCAGTTGCAGTAAGAAGGCTTCATCAGTAGGCTCCCCTTGGTTGGGAGGCCTGTAGTAAACACCACAGTTGCCTTGGTTGCTAATTCTTACTCATAAGCTTTCAACCTGCCTGTGGCTATTCTTCAGAGACAGTTTTTCGCAGTCTATTAATCACTGAGGCTTGGACACCCAGATGGTAGTATGagatgaaaaaggaaacaggCGCATCTGAACAGGTACTTCATTTCCACATGGGAATGTGGAAGTGTGGTAAACCACCTTTTTTCATGGGGTTTTGAAGCAAGAAAGGTTATTTTTGCCCATGCTGCAGACAAGGCAGTGTTCCAGGGAAGCGCAAATCCTTCTGCCTCAAGTTTCTCAGCTTGGGGAAGGAATTTCCATGAAAAGAACAGCCACATCTGGTTCTGGAAGGAATCCCTAACTCCCTTGTTTCATTAAATGCAGTGACAGAACTGGGATACTAATTCAAAGCAAAGGGCTGATTTGCAGCATTACACAGGGCTGGTTTTACTGATTCCTGTGTAATCAGGTTCATCAGTAGAGTTGTTTAAATGAGGCAAAGACATATTAAGCATTTCTATTAACAGTTCTACAGATACCTAAAATAACACTGGCTTTCCACCCAACTTCAACTCTTCTTCCTGTACTCCTTAGTGGGGATCCATGGTGACAGATTTTAGCAGCCTAGAATTCAAACCTGataataaggaagaaattcactTGCCAGGTGCTTCATAGCTTTGCAGTCCAAATTACTCCTTTATTCCACTCAGCTGTCATGAGCTCTTGTAGAGCCTTCTTCTAATAATAAGGATTTAATGCACTTCGTATCACCTTTCATCAATCTGCATTAATGAAGGACACTGTATTTACATGTCTTAGTGATGaggaaagtgaagaaaagaaaaattaaattatttactctcagaaaagcagcagtagcTCAGTGAGAAAGAGGACTTCTAGCTTTCAtccagtgccctgctcctcatTGTACTCAGATTCCCAGAAGAATGAGGAATTACGTTAAAGACTTTGTAGGCAAAGTTCACACAAGTTCAAAAGGCAAGTGAACAACTACATGGAGAAAATGTTCTACCAGCCTTGTATTCTTTCAACACAAAGAAGTGGTTTTTTGCTTAGGAAAGCTCTCAGCTGCAGAGGACTGCAGACCTGGAAGGTTTTCCCCCTGGAAATACGAATTCATCTTTACAGGATTCCTGGGAAGTCGTACTGTTGCCTTTTGTTTCGAGAATTGCGTTGCCATTCCCATGCTACTTTACAGTCTCTTTGGGCAATCGTGTTCATCTCTTCTCAACATTGCAGCAAGTTTTTACACGCTGTCTTTCCCCACTGCCCTCTTCACAGACACGGCCATGCAGAGACACATATACCCAGTTGTAAAATCATTCAAGAAATGGCTGTGTATGCCTTACAAAAAGGATGAAACTTACCTGCTGGTAAGAAGTCCAAGTGGACTTCGGGGAGACAATGTTAGGAACTCCTTTCAAATGCTACCATGTGAGGGTGTGAATACGTGAACACAGGTTGAACATTTCCGTCAGCACACAAGCTAACAGGAGCAACTGTACATTGGCTCCAGAGCAGCTTCTTTGCAGTACTGGAATCCACCTGGGTGTGCTTAACTTGAACCAGGGATGCTGAGGGAACTCCACAGCACAGTTCTCCTCTGAACAGCTGTGGTCTCTCTGGTGTTCAGAGCACAACCCTGGTTGTGTTCTGTGCCGCATGCTCACCCAGCAAGTTATGGACCTCTACTGACAGCGTAACAGAAGTGGCAGCCATCCCATAGGGTAACAGGGATCTTGGGAGGTCTCTGACCCAACCTCCTACCCAAAGTGGGGTTGGCCCTGGGGCCAGATTAGGATGCTCAGGGCTTTGTCCAGCTGGGCTTGAAACTCTCCAAGCATGGAAATAGTACAACCAGGGCAACCTGGCCCACTGCCAGAATGCCTTCATGGGGTAAAGGTTGCTCCTCAcctccagcatcacctcctAGTTCCATCTGGTGCTCTGTGCCTGGTGGGCAGAATGCCTGCCATGACATCACCAAGTGGTGGTGCTAAACTGTGATGGGAGCAATAGAATGTCCTCATTTCCCTTGCTGTTTATATCAGGCACCAGTAGAGCCTGTCCCAGCCTCGCTCATACCCTTCTCAACTCTACCATTTGCCTATGTGTCTTCTGTGCACAGGCACTGACCTCCACTAAATGAACACGTGCATTAGAGCAGCAATGACAGGCTGCGGGTGTCCCTGTTTCCATACTCCTAATTCCTTTTCAAGACCCCCACCCCAGCTCATAGCAGGTGCCTCTGCCAGACCATCAGTCACCATCAGTGACTGCACACTGGAAAAAGCAAATTACAACTTTTATTGCTACACTATTGTAGCTACGATCCCTGGTAAAGCAGTAAAACTGGGAGAGGGGAGTACTGTGCTTAGTAGGCTGGCAGtatcagcagctctgcacacaAACAGCACCAGGAACCCCAGGGCTGCCACAACCCTCTTGCGCCGTGTGCTGCATCAGGAGCTTGAAGAGTTCTCCCTTTGTATGAATTTGTCGTGTTCCTGTGGCTCAGCTGGGCAGGATCCCTCCATGGAGGCAAAGTCATCCCTTGTGTCTCCCCTACCACGTCCCAGGGTTTTCAACCTGTTCAAGAACACACACAGAAAGTGTGACAGGACCCTCTCCATGTCACTTGGGATAGTCAGTGAGGATCATGCCCCCACAACGCACACACGTTGAGATTGTGTGGAATACCATGAACAGCAATTTCAAACTCTAGTGGTCTAAtttaaacacagtatttcttATGAATGGGAAGTAAAAGGATGAGATAAAATCAACTGTTTGCACTTTGTACGAGGCCATGCACCTGGCTGGAGTTAAGCTAGGaaggtatcacagaatcataggatggtttgggttggaagggaccttaaagctcacccagttccaactcccctgccacgggtagggacacctcccactaggccatgttgctccaagccccatccaacctggccttgaacactgccaggggtggggcagccacagcttctctgggcaccctgtgccagggccccaccaccctcagcgtgaagagcttcttccccgtatttaatctaaatcccccctctttcagcttaaagccattactCCTTTCCTATCGCTACATggccttgtaaaaagtccccctccagctttcttggAAACCGCCTtcaggcactggcagctgctctaaggtcttcccttaagcagccttctcttctgaggctgaacaagcccagctctcccagcctgcctcCGCCGTACGTTCGATCAATGAATGACACGAGGAGGTGTTTCACCTCCCTCCGAGCAGCCAGTTCAACCCCTCCGTTTCCCTGTGGCCGGGATGGCTGCCCGGCGGCCGCTGCCTGACAGGACTCACCGCGCTCCGTGACGCGGGGGGGGCCGGCGCCGCGCACCTCCGCGCAGCAGCTCCGCTGCCCCGGTGCGCGGCCGGGAGGGGCCGCGGCTCTCAGCCGGGGCTGGCCGGCCGGAAGCCGCCGCTCCCACCTCCGAGGGGCAGGGCCGCCCGTCCGCCGCAGGTGAGGCGCCGGGGTGGGGCGATGAATGGGCAGGGGcaggtgccggtgccggtgccgggcGGGGAGTGCGGCCGGGCGTTTCCGGGCCGGGCTCCCCACACGCTGTGGTGGGACCGTCCTTGTCTTCCGCCTGGCGGCGGCCGCCCTTTGGACCCCGCCGCCGCTTCTTGCCGTGGGGTGAATGAGAGGTGGCCGAGAGGCGCCGGGCAGCGCCTGACGCCGGGCCGAGCGCCAGCCATGTCGAGGAGCGCCGGCTCGGAGAGCGGGCGGCCCGGCGGGTCCCTGCTGCCCAGCGGGGCGAGCCCCGATATCTCGCTCGCCCGGGACGCGGAGCCGAGAGCCGCAGCTCCgttgccgccgccgccgcttccCCTGCAGCCTCCGTTTGGCCCCGGGGAGGCCAGCCCCGCGCCGGCCGAGCTCAAGCCGGTCCGCCGCTTCATCCCGGACTCGTGGAAGAACTTTTTCAGAGGCAGACGCCACAAGGACTCCAGCTGGGACAGCACGGCCTCCGACATCAGGTACGTCTCGGACGGGGTCAAGTGCTCGCCGCCCGCCTCGCCTGCCTGCCTGCCGTCGGAGCGCAAGTCGGTGCCCGGCTCCTACAAGGATCCGTACGGAGGGTCGGGCGGGAGCTACACGTCGCGGAAAGAGGCCGAAGCCATGCTTCCCGCGGAGCCCTTCGGGTCGCTGGAGCGCCGCACCGGGCAGACGTACAGCGAGCGGGTGGAGGCCTACCACCGGCGATACGCCTACATGAAGTCCTGGGCCGGCTTGCTCAGAATCCTCTGCGTGGccgagctgctgctgggtgccgCTGTCTTCGCCTGTGTCACGGCCTATGTGCACAAGGACAACGAATGGTACAACATGTTCGGGTACTCGCAGCCCTATGGCTACGCGGCCGGCAGCACCTACGGAGGCTACTCCTATGGTGGACCCAAAACGCCCTTCGTGCTGGTGGCGGCTGGAATGTCGTGGGTAGTCACGGTAGTGCTGTTGGTGCTGGGCATGTCCATGTACTACCGGACTATTCTCCTCGATTCTAACTGGTGGCCTCTGACAGAGTTCGGAATTAACTTGGCTCTGTTCTTTCTGTACATGTCAGCTGCCATAGTGTATGTAAATGACACCAACAGAGGTGGGCTCTGCTATTACCAGCTGTTTAAGACGCCGATAAATGCGTCTTTTTGCCGTGTAGAGGGAGGTCAGACAGCAGCAATTGTCTTCTTGTTTGTCACGGTGATCATCTATCTAATTAGCGCGGTGGTTTCTCTGAAGTTATGGAGGCATGAAGGAGCTAGGAGGCACAGGGAACTAATGGAACAGGAGGTAAGTCATTAGTTATCATTTTGTATCTACAGGGTATGGTGTGATGGGGAGCAGTTGTAAGGTCTTTCTACGCCACAGTAGAAAGCAGTGGCGTAGAAAGATCTTACAGATCTAAAGCAGTTCTATACGATCTTTCTGTACCATGGACCAGGTGTCTTGTTTGCAGCAGGTGCGCAGAGGGTGGGCTTCTGCCAGTCTTAATAGCATTTTAACTCACCAAATGAAAGGCGTTTTTAAGATGTCTGATACAAATTCTTGGGCTCTTGTTACTCTTACTTTAAGGAGCtgtctctgttttgtttgtaaCATTCAGCTCTTTTCCTGCCTCAGCTGATGAAGTGCTTCCTGGTATGTATTTtctaaacaaaggaaaaaatgagcaATGTGCTTGTTCAGCTGACCAGCAGGGTTAGGCTTAAATTAGGTTTAATATACTAACATGT
It contains:
- the MARVELD2 gene encoding MARVEL domain-containing protein 2: MSRSAGSESGRPGGSLLPSGASPDISLARDAEPRAAAPLPPPPLPLQPPFGPGEASPAPAELKPVRRFIPDSWKNFFRGRRHKDSSWDSTASDIRYVSDGVKCSPPASPACLPSERKSVPGSYKDPYGGSGGSYTSRKEAEAMLPAEPFGSLERRTGQTYSERVEAYHRRYAYMKSWAGLLRILCVAELLLGAAVFACVTAYVHKDNEWYNMFGYSQPYGYAAGSTYGGYSYGGPKTPFVLVAAGMSWVVTVVLLVLGMSMYYRTILLDSNWWPLTEFGINLALFFLYMSAAIVYVNDTNRGGLCYYQLFKTPINASFCRVEGGQTAAIVFLFVTVIIYLISAVVSLKLWRHEGARRHRELMEQEMKTQSSFPEKKYESDDRPREEVNYRQLKSGERKPELLNGHIPAGHIPKPIVMPDYLAKYPAIQTNEMRDRYKAVFNDQFAEYKELSVEVHAVLKKFDELDALLRQLPHHPESIHEQERISKVLQEYKKKKYDPAFLEKKERCEYLKNKLSHIKQRIQDYDKVMNWSVET